Proteins from a single region of Sneathiella aquimaris:
- a CDS encoding DUF6065 family protein, whose translation MPLEQAEKHIDPVPLMAPGQIIKFFRLIPDCPNPQRADRSAGGLIPTRAFRFCEPMTSASAFGWYVFAPMDFHVLWDGSDIYWQYGETDDWYLLNAAQYPDFEHQFNQHCPDKVRGYCPPFLSAAPEPGVLKIWSGLIAQTAPDWSLLVRAPANLPGSQNYEHFEGIIETDRWFGPLFTNLRLTKTDVPILIKREMPLFQVQPLMRQTYDERALKNFELVSSLSDIEDADWHSFQQTVIDPGDAFNRKRGHYAAEVRKARKNR comes from the coding sequence ATGCCTCTTGAACAGGCTGAAAAACATATTGATCCGGTGCCTTTAATGGCACCGGGCCAAATTATCAAATTCTTCCGGCTGATCCCTGACTGCCCTAACCCTCAAAGAGCGGATCGATCTGCTGGCGGCTTGATCCCGACAAGAGCCTTTCGGTTTTGCGAACCGATGACATCCGCCTCTGCGTTTGGCTGGTATGTTTTTGCGCCGATGGATTTTCACGTCTTATGGGATGGGTCTGATATTTACTGGCAGTATGGCGAGACCGATGATTGGTATTTACTGAATGCAGCACAATATCCTGATTTCGAACACCAGTTCAACCAGCATTGCCCGGACAAAGTGCGCGGCTATTGCCCGCCATTTCTTTCTGCTGCACCCGAACCAGGAGTTCTTAAAATCTGGAGCGGCCTGATCGCCCAGACTGCGCCCGATTGGTCACTCTTAGTGCGCGCCCCTGCCAACCTTCCGGGTAGCCAGAATTATGAACATTTCGAAGGTATTATTGAAACAGATCGCTGGTTTGGTCCATTATTTACAAACTTGCGCCTAACGAAAACAGATGTGCCGATCCTGATCAAACGGGAAATGCCCTTGTTTCAAGTGCAGCCTTTAATGCGACAAACCTATGACGAAAGAGCGTTGAAAAACTTTGAGCTGGTATCCAGCCTGAGCGATATTGAAGACGCCGACTGGCACTCTTTTCAACAAACTGTCATCGATCCGGGAGATGCATTTAACCGCAAGAGAGGACACTATGCGGCAGAAGTTCGAAAGGCGCGAAAAAACAGGTAA